Proteins from one Methanomassiliicoccales archaeon genomic window:
- a CDS encoding adenosylcobalamin-dependent ribonucleoside-diphosphate reductase has translation MKFPPLSNNSRKILENRYLLRDREGILAETPDELFRRVARNIATCDGTIERTSVVESVEDRFFKAMRSLEFIPNSPTLMNAGTELQQLSACFVLPVGDSIESIYDAVKWSAIIHQSGGGTGFSFSDLRPSGDTVRSTGGIASGPVSFMKVFDAATEAIKQGGRRRGASMGILRVDHPDISEFIRAKDDIKSLSNFNISVAVTDEFMEKAIKEDEYELVNPRTDEITGTKNAADVLEEISESAWRTGDPGLIFIDEVNRRNPAPLLGHIKATNPCGEVPLLPFEACVLGSINLNRMTEQGEMDWERLDEITRTGVRFLDGAIDASRFPLIQTEEVVKGNRKIGLGVMGFADCLIRMGLVYGSRESQEMAKRVIGNIASSAQKESASIAEEKGSFPNIHMSKVSAPQRNLTLLSIAPTGTISMIGGCSSGIEPLYAISYTKHVLEGEHLREVNPLFMEFCKERGIFSEELIRKVSKRHSIQGMREIPEDIRELFVTAQDISPEAQVRIQAAFQEVVDNAVSKTINLPSSVTEDEISEIFHLAHNLRCKGITVYREGSKPGQVLTVEEHALCPICGSPIKGEEGGFTCRSCGHIL, from the coding sequence ATGAAATTCCCTCCACTATCCAATAACTCCAGGAAGATATTGGAGAACAGGTACCTTCTCAGGGATAGAGAGGGAATACTGGCAGAGACACCAGATGAACTGTTCAGGAGAGTCGCTCGAAACATAGCCACCTGCGACGGGACCATAGAAAGAACTTCGGTTGTGGAGAGTGTCGAAGATCGATTCTTCAAGGCCATGAGAAGCCTCGAGTTCATCCCCAATTCCCCTACGTTGATGAACGCTGGAACGGAACTCCAGCAGCTCAGTGCCTGCTTCGTGCTCCCGGTGGGGGATTCCATCGAGAGCATTTATGACGCAGTCAAGTGGTCTGCGATCATCCACCAAAGCGGAGGGGGAACTGGTTTCTCTTTCTCAGACCTGAGACCATCTGGAGACACGGTTCGATCCACAGGAGGAATCGCATCTGGTCCAGTCTCCTTCATGAAGGTCTTTGATGCGGCGACTGAGGCCATCAAACAGGGTGGAAGAAGGAGGGGTGCCTCCATGGGGATACTTAGGGTTGACCACCCGGATATATCCGAGTTCATTCGGGCAAAGGATGATATCAAGTCCCTCTCAAATTTCAATATCTCTGTGGCGGTCACTGACGAGTTCATGGAAAAAGCCATTAAAGAAGATGAGTACGAACTGGTGAACCCTAGGACCGACGAGATCACTGGGACCAAGAATGCAGCGGATGTGCTTGAAGAGATTTCCGAATCCGCCTGGAGAACTGGAGATCCAGGTCTGATCTTTATCGACGAGGTGAACAGGCGGAATCCCGCACCTCTCTTGGGCCATATCAAGGCGACGAACCCATGCGGGGAAGTACCTCTGCTCCCTTTCGAAGCATGCGTTTTGGGTTCCATAAACCTCAACCGAATGACGGAACAAGGGGAAATGGACTGGGAGAGACTTGACGAGATCACCAGAACCGGGGTGAGATTCCTGGACGGGGCGATAGACGCAAGCAGGTTTCCCTTGATCCAAACTGAGGAGGTGGTGAAGGGGAACAGGAAGATCGGGTTGGGGGTTATGGGATTCGCAGATTGCCTGATAAGGATGGGTTTGGTCTACGGATCAAGAGAATCGCAGGAGATGGCTAAGAGGGTGATTGGCAATATCGCAAGCTCTGCCCAGAAGGAGAGTGCATCCATCGCCGAGGAAAAGGGGAGCTTTCCCAATATACACATGTCTAAGGTTTCTGCCCCCCAGAGAAACCTTACCCTGCTAAGCATAGCACCAACGGGGACGATAAGCATGATCGGTGGATGCTCCAGCGGAATCGAACCACTGTATGCCATTTCCTACACCAAGCATGTTCTAGAGGGAGAGCATCTCAGGGAGGTGAACCCATTATTCATGGAGTTCTGCAAAGAGAGGGGAATATTCTCTGAAGAACTAATTAGAAAGGTGTCCAAGAGGCACTCCATCCAAGGAATGAGGGAGATACCTGAAGACATTAGGGAACTATTCGTTACTGCTCAGGACATATCTCCGGAGGCACAAGTGAGGATACAAGCAGCCTTTCAAGAGGTGGTCGACAATGCGGTGTCCAAGACCATAAATCTTCCATCGTCTGTCACCGAGGACGAGATATCGGAGATATTCCACCTCGCTCACAACTTGAGATGTAAAGGCATCACCGTTTATCGTGAAGGTTCCAAGCCAGGACAGGTGCTTACCGTGGAGGAGCATGCATTATGTCCAATATGCGGTAGTCCCATCAAAGGCGAGGAGGGAGGTTTCACCTGCAGATCGTGCGGCCATATTCTCTGA
- a CDS encoding 4Fe-4S dicluster domain-containing protein encodes MGIEIEVDYEKCVGIGECVDSCPTDVYKLENGKAVVLDIDECVECCACVDACPEGAIKHNSC; translated from the coding sequence CTGGGAATCGAGATAGAAGTAGACTATGAAAAGTGCGTTGGCATCGGTGAGTGCGTGGATTCCTGCCCCACAGATGTTTACAAGCTTGAGAATGGTAAAGCAGTAGTGCTGGATATCGATGAGTGCGTGGAGTGTTGCGCCTGCGTGGACGCGTGCCCAGAAGGAGCGATAAAGCATAACAGCTGCTAG
- a CDS encoding UxaA family hydrolase, translating into MGYPRENGSVGIRNHIGVISAVACGNEVARWASRDLNGVKVFTHGQGCAQTLPDLERVSQTLISLGGHPNLAGVVVVGLGCESVDADSIADAISSSSGKWVETFITQDLGGAEKAREAIRSKLEEMKSTLLPGKREEADISSLLLGIKCGGSDTTSGIASNPALGRAVDLFLDMGGSVAFGETTELIGAENWIVSRGRSDAVKEQLLNTILEMEQRAKRMGVDMRGGQPTGGNIEGGLSTIEEKSLGAAIKTGTHPIDGVVDYGSKIEASGLYMIDSPGREPEFLTGIAASGAHMMAFTTGKGAPHDFPFMPVVKITGNPRTASGLRSHIDVDVSTILKGSMTVQSAGEMILDEMMKVASGKVTKAEGMGYDESMNIYTTGPVI; encoded by the coding sequence ATGGGGTACCCTAGAGAGAATGGATCAGTAGGGATAAGGAATCACATAGGGGTGATTTCTGCAGTCGCATGCGGAAATGAGGTTGCCAGATGGGCATCTCGGGATTTGAATGGAGTTAAGGTATTCACCCATGGTCAGGGCTGTGCCCAGACGCTTCCAGATCTTGAGAGGGTTTCACAGACACTGATTTCCCTTGGAGGACACCCCAACCTCGCTGGAGTGGTGGTAGTGGGACTTGGATGCGAGAGCGTCGATGCTGATAGCATCGCTGACGCCATCTCATCTTCTTCAGGGAAGTGGGTCGAGACCTTCATTACCCAGGATTTGGGGGGCGCAGAGAAGGCGCGTGAGGCGATCAGATCCAAACTTGAGGAAATGAAATCGACTCTACTCCCTGGCAAGCGGGAAGAGGCGGATATCTCCTCCTTACTTCTCGGAATTAAGTGCGGCGGTTCTGACACCACCTCGGGTATCGCGTCCAACCCAGCTCTCGGAAGGGCGGTAGACCTCTTTCTGGACATGGGAGGAAGCGTTGCCTTCGGAGAGACAACTGAACTCATTGGCGCGGAGAATTGGATCGTTTCTAGAGGGAGAAGTGATGCGGTCAAGGAGCAACTCTTGAACACCATCTTGGAAATGGAGCAGAGAGCCAAGCGCATGGGGGTGGACATGAGGGGGGGCCAGCCCACAGGAGGGAACATCGAAGGAGGTTTGTCCACTATCGAAGAGAAATCTCTCGGCGCGGCCATAAAGACCGGTACTCATCCCATAGACGGCGTGGTAGATTATGGCAGCAAGATCGAAGCAAGCGGCCTTTACATGATAGATTCTCCTGGCAGGGAACCCGAGTTCCTCACCGGGATAGCAGCATCTGGCGCCCATATGATGGCTTTTACGACGGGCAAGGGAGCACCTCATGACTTTCCTTTCATGCCCGTTGTAAAGATCACCGGAAACCCCCGAACCGCCAGTGGTCTACGTTCACACATCGACGTTGACGTAAGCACGATTCTAAAAGGCTCGATGACCGTTCAATCAGCTGGAGAAATGATACTGGATGAGATGATGAAAGTGGCCTCTGGTAAGGTGACAAAAGCTGAAGGCATGGGTTATGATGAATCTATGAACATATACACGACTGGACCGGTGATTTGA
- a CDS encoding radical SAM protein: MRLIGMEKGGSQARIDFFGCPLRCEYCTHIRQEKREYELMEVLEFLADPEIGMVYLGGAEPALQKEELIELLQRIKKMKKKTILKTTGFYPDVIEEAVDLVYQFVVEVKCPLDDLECNSEMTGLSPDKSKRYVENLARTFDILRGRNTRIWIRVIPGFLDEEKMDRIGQKIEGVATEAWLLQFLSNPQNEMSFKGIEEPGPSEAEMVDLGRQLIKYVPLVIIKGEGFASEFRAT, encoded by the coding sequence ATGCGTCTTATTGGGATGGAAAAGGGTGGAAGTCAGGCAAGAATCGATTTCTTTGGCTGCCCCCTGAGATGCGAGTATTGCACCCACATTCGACAGGAGAAGCGGGAGTACGAGCTGATGGAGGTTCTTGAGTTCCTGGCAGACCCAGAGATCGGCATGGTTTACCTTGGAGGGGCAGAACCCGCCCTTCAAAAGGAGGAACTGATTGAGCTGCTCCAGAGGATAAAGAAGATGAAAAAAAAGACGATCCTTAAGACCACTGGATTCTACCCCGATGTGATCGAGGAAGCTGTTGACCTCGTCTACCAATTCGTGGTGGAAGTTAAATGTCCACTTGACGATCTTGAGTGCAATTCGGAGATGACTGGTCTATCACCAGATAAGAGCAAGAGATATGTGGAAAATCTGGCTCGTACCTTCGATATATTGAGGGGAAGGAACACCCGAATCTGGATTCGAGTGATACCGGGATTCCTTGATGAGGAAAAAATGGACAGGATCGGTCAGAAGATTGAAGGTGTGGCCACGGAGGCTTGGCTACTGCAATTTCTAAGCAACCCCCAAAATGAAATGAGTTTCAAGGGAATCGAGGAACCGGGCCCTTCCGAGGCCGAGATGGTCGACTTGGGAAGACAGCTGATAAAATATGTGCCTTTGGTCATCATAAAGGGAGAAGGCTTCGCCAGCGAGTTCAGGGCCACCTGA
- a CDS encoding DUF835 domain-containing protein — protein sequence MKVSKGRFYLFEERVPLRTHQVVRKELTDGRKALYISKNAPELLRSQLDFDMSRLKTRWLSTRTEDSCIPPMNLEIFEREIKQFFIENKDGIVVLNGLDVLEKWNGWRPVLDVLRRTDEALEDSGGNIIISLDPKSHFSLKLKKLETLSDEVVSSCT from the coding sequence ATGAAAGTATCAAAAGGCAGGTTTTATCTCTTTGAGGAAAGGGTTCCATTACGGACTCACCAAGTAGTCCGAAAGGAACTCACTGATGGGAGAAAAGCGCTTTACATCAGCAAGAACGCTCCGGAATTACTTAGATCTCAGCTTGACTTCGATATGAGTCGATTGAAGACCAGATGGTTGTCTACAAGAACTGAGGACAGTTGTATCCCGCCAATGAACTTGGAGATTTTTGAAAGGGAGATAAAGCAATTCTTCATCGAGAACAAAGACGGTATCGTAGTCCTGAACGGATTGGATGTGCTGGAGAAGTGGAATGGTTGGAGACCGGTTCTTGATGTCCTGAGGCGAACAGACGAGGCACTTGAGGACAGCGGGGGCAATATCATCATAAGTCTCGATCCAAAGAGTCACTTCTCATTGAAACTCAAGAAGCTCGAGACCCTTTCCGACGAGGTAGTATCTAGCTGTACATAA
- a CDS encoding ACT domain-containing protein: protein MVRKHMIKQLSVFLENKPGRLARISKALEEEGINILAFSIAEADGFGVIRALVDDPDRAHSKLADMGFTVSFTEVIAVQMRDEPGGLFEVASILGDENINIDYSYAFSGRKVAVLILRVDRVEGAIRQLLSKGIRLLEEGELTSD, encoded by the coding sequence ATGGTCAGGAAACATATGATCAAGCAGCTATCTGTCTTCTTAGAGAACAAGCCAGGGAGGCTGGCAAGGATTTCAAAGGCGCTTGAGGAAGAGGGAATCAATATACTGGCATTCAGCATCGCAGAGGCTGACGGGTTCGGAGTGATCAGGGCGCTGGTAGATGACCCCGATAGGGCGCATAGCAAACTGGCGGATATGGGATTCACTGTGTCGTTCACGGAAGTCATCGCTGTTCAGATGAGAGATGAGCCTGGAGGCCTTTTCGAAGTCGCATCGATACTCGGAGACGAGAACATCAACATCGATTATTCATACGCATTCTCAGGCCGGAAAGTCGCTGTCCTGATTCTCCGAGTTGACCGGGTAGAAGGGGCGATCAGACAACTCCTCTCCAAGGGAATCAGATTGTTGGAGGAAGGGGAGCTCACATCGGATTGA
- a CDS encoding phenylacetate--CoA ligase, with translation MRSWDPRIEMMPLKELKEMQYKSLKTLVYRLYSFSEFYRKRMREADVHPDDIRALEDINKLPFMVKSDLRDNYPDKLFVSPRDEVVRYHASSGTTGKPTVVGYTQQDLDYWTLSLARGLTSCGLGRGDVIQVSYGYGLFTGGLGLHYGAERIGAAVLPTSVGNTERQIELMQDMEVTAIACTPSYLIHIGEAAEKMGINIKEDTQLGVAILGAEPWSDEMRLRLEEWLGIKAYDIYGTSELSGPLFTECEEQNGIHVWADMTFVEIIDPETGEQVAPGERGELTITMLRKEALPIVRYRVGDVTHLREEECGCGRTHPRIGRIEGRVDDMLIIRGINVFPSQIEHTLLSIPQLGSQFQIVVDRKGALDELLVRVELSKEAFSDKINDLMEIKRMVAHRLRSALNISVGVELADPGSLPRFEGKAKRVVDRRGL, from the coding sequence ATGAGGAGCTGGGACCCAAGGATAGAAATGATGCCTTTGAAGGAACTCAAGGAGATGCAATACAAATCGTTAAAGACGCTCGTGTACAGGCTGTACAGCTTCTCAGAATTTTATCGAAAGAGGATGAGGGAAGCGGATGTTCATCCTGACGATATCCGAGCCCTGGAAGATATCAACAAGCTTCCATTTATGGTCAAGAGTGATCTGAGGGACAACTACCCTGACAAGTTATTTGTGTCGCCAAGGGACGAAGTCGTGAGATATCATGCATCATCAGGCACCACCGGGAAACCGACAGTGGTTGGGTATACCCAGCAAGATCTTGATTACTGGACATTATCCTTGGCAAGGGGACTTACCTCTTGTGGCTTGGGAAGGGGAGACGTGATCCAGGTTTCATATGGTTATGGCCTTTTCACCGGAGGCTTGGGCCTGCACTACGGTGCCGAAAGGATAGGTGCAGCCGTTCTGCCCACATCAGTGGGGAACACAGAGCGTCAGATCGAGCTCATGCAGGACATGGAAGTCACCGCAATCGCCTGTACTCCTTCATATCTCATCCACATAGGTGAGGCCGCTGAGAAGATGGGCATCAACATCAAGGAAGACACTCAACTCGGTGTAGCAATACTTGGTGCAGAGCCCTGGTCTGACGAAATGCGTCTCCGCCTCGAGGAATGGCTGGGGATCAAAGCATACGATATCTATGGTACGAGCGAGCTTTCTGGTCCTTTGTTCACCGAATGCGAGGAGCAGAATGGAATTCACGTCTGGGCTGACATGACATTTGTCGAGATAATAGATCCAGAAACCGGGGAGCAGGTCGCCCCTGGAGAGAGGGGAGAACTGACTATTACCATGCTCAGAAAGGAAGCCTTACCCATCGTTAGGTACCGGGTGGGAGACGTGACCCACCTCAGGGAAGAGGAATGCGGATGCGGCAGGACTCACCCCCGGATCGGTCGAATAGAGGGCAGGGTAGACGATATGCTGATCATAAGGGGCATCAATGTATTCCCGTCTCAAATCGAACACACCTTGCTATCCATTCCACAGCTGGGAAGCCAATTCCAGATCGTGGTTGACAGAAAAGGAGCTCTAGACGAGCTATTGGTGAGAGTAGAGCTTAGCAAGGAGGCTTTCAGCGATAAGATCAACGATCTCATGGAGATCAAGCGGATGGTCGCCCACCGCCTACGAAGTGCCCTGAACATCAGCGTGGGTGTGGAGCTAGCGGACCCAGGTTCACTTCCCAGATTCGAAGGGAAAGCGAAGAGGGTTGTCGACAGGAGGGGACTCTGA
- the galT gene encoding galactose-1-phosphate uridylyltransferase: MRRDWMTGDWVIISPLRSQRPLPRMAKLSESQNPKEDCPFCPGHEDLTPPEVWSNRDSGEPNTPGWKVRSFPNMYPALSGGGCDGSKGDCIQTIMRGCGVHEVIVDCPEHNLQPATMSEEQLELVLLSYRERYLENSKRDRISYVQIFRNHGREAGRSIVHPHSQLVGTPIIPTAVMEEIRLARRFFEETGDCLFDRALEREVDEGIRVVIDSENMAVVCPFASRSPYEMYLLQKLHSSAYESSSRETIHELAIVLKEVLVLLFELLEDPPYNIFIHSAPCDGGDYSCFRWHIHIIPRLMGQGGFEMGTGMCINPVPPERAAQMLRKKRST; this comes from the coding sequence ATGAGAAGAGACTGGATGACTGGCGATTGGGTCATCATTTCCCCCCTGAGATCACAGAGACCCCTTCCCAGGATGGCTAAGTTGAGCGAGTCCCAGAATCCAAAAGAAGATTGTCCCTTCTGCCCAGGCCATGAAGACTTGACGCCTCCTGAGGTATGGTCAAACCGTGATAGTGGAGAACCCAACACCCCTGGGTGGAAGGTCAGATCGTTCCCGAACATGTATCCAGCGCTCTCAGGAGGAGGTTGTGATGGAAGCAAAGGTGACTGCATCCAAACCATAATGAGGGGATGTGGCGTCCACGAGGTCATCGTCGACTGTCCCGAGCACAATCTTCAACCAGCGACCATGTCTGAGGAGCAGTTGGAACTCGTACTTCTTTCCTACCGGGAGAGATACTTAGAGAATTCAAAGCGAGATAGAATCAGCTATGTGCAGATATTCAGGAACCATGGTCGAGAGGCCGGGCGTTCAATCGTTCATCCCCATTCACAGCTTGTGGGAACCCCAATCATTCCCACCGCTGTGATGGAAGAAATCCGCCTAGCAAGAAGATTCTTCGAGGAGACTGGAGACTGTCTTTTTGACCGAGCTCTTGAGAGAGAGGTCGATGAGGGAATAAGGGTGGTCATCGATTCAGAGAACATGGCGGTTGTCTGTCCTTTCGCTTCAAGGTCCCCATATGAGATGTACCTTCTTCAGAAACTTCATTCATCCGCGTACGAATCTTCCTCCAGAGAAACAATCCATGAATTGGCCATCGTACTGAAAGAGGTGCTCGTGTTGTTGTTCGAGCTGCTGGAAGATCCTCCTTATAACATCTTCATACACAGCGCACCTTGCGATGGTGGTGATTACAGCTGCTTCCGGTGGCATATACATATAATTCCGAGGCTCATGGGGCAAGGAGGATTTGAGATGGGAACTGGGATGTGCATCAATCCAGTACCTCCAGAAAGAGCTGCTCAGATGCTCAGGAAGAAACGTTCTACCTGA